One genomic segment of Bradyrhizobium prioriisuperbiae includes these proteins:
- a CDS encoding DUF2855 family protein, translated as MKTSELIVRRDDLTNCQFIETTLPEGNELPDDWLLLKVDRFAFTANNITYAVIGEQLKYWSLFPAPSGYGQIPVWGFAEVLQSQHADIAVGERLFGYLPMATHMVIEAAGVTPRGLRDGAAHRQEVSPVYNAYTRVSSDPAFTGRKGDEQALMRPLFMLSFLVDDYLAENDFFGAHSVILSSASSKTAFGLAFLVHSQRKPIKVIGLTSKGNVPFVRSLGCYDEVVTYDDIATMPNETTAAYVDMAGSATLRADLHRRFGDRLVYSGRIGLTHQDAAPEPDGLPGAKPVWFFAPDQIRKRVKEWGSGGLEQRISAVWPGVTALLERSLTIVESRGKAAVEQVYLDTLKGRASPDQGHILSVWD; from the coding sequence ATGAAAACGTCCGAGTTGATTGTCAGACGTGACGACCTAACCAACTGCCAATTCATCGAAACGACACTGCCGGAAGGCAACGAGCTGCCGGATGACTGGTTGTTGCTGAAGGTCGATCGCTTCGCCTTCACCGCCAACAACATCACCTACGCGGTGATCGGCGAGCAATTGAAATACTGGTCGCTGTTTCCGGCGCCCTCGGGCTATGGCCAGATCCCGGTGTGGGGCTTCGCCGAGGTGCTGCAATCGCAGCATGCCGACATCGCCGTGGGCGAACGATTGTTCGGCTATCTGCCGATGGCGACGCACATGGTGATCGAAGCCGCCGGCGTCACGCCGAGGGGCCTGCGCGACGGTGCGGCGCATCGGCAAGAAGTCTCGCCAGTGTACAACGCCTATACTAGGGTAAGCAGCGATCCCGCATTCACTGGGCGCAAGGGCGACGAGCAGGCGCTGATGCGGCCGCTGTTCATGCTGTCGTTCCTGGTCGACGACTATTTGGCAGAAAATGACTTCTTCGGCGCGCACAGCGTGATCCTGTCGAGTGCCTCGAGCAAGACCGCGTTCGGTCTCGCGTTTCTCGTGCACAGCCAGCGCAAGCCGATCAAAGTGATCGGGCTGACCTCGAAGGGCAACGTGCCGTTTGTCAGATCACTGGGATGTTACGACGAGGTCGTGACCTATGACGACATCGCCACAATGCCGAACGAGACCACCGCGGCCTATGTCGACATGGCCGGCAGTGCCACGCTGCGTGCCGACCTGCATCGCCGCTTTGGCGACAGGCTGGTCTACAGCGGCCGCATCGGACTGACCCATCAGGATGCCGCCCCCGAGCCGGACGGCCTGCCCGGCGCCAAGCCGGTGTGGTTTTTCGCGCCCGACCAGATCCGCAAGCGGGTCAAGGAATGGGGGTCCGGCGGGCTGGAACAGCGAATCAGTGCCGTCTGGCCGGGCGTCACGGCCCTGCTGGAACGCTCCCTGACCATTGTGGAAAGCCGCGGAAAAGCCGCAGTCGAGCAGGTCTATCTCGACACGCTCAAAGGCCGCGCAAGCCCGGATCAAGGGCATATCCTGTCGGTTTGGGACTGA
- a CDS encoding twin transmembrane helix small protein: MSSFLSTILLPVAAAAVALVLLLGLLNMMRGGSPNTSQRLMRLRVLLQFVAIVIAMLAVWAMRG, translated from the coding sequence ATGTCGTCCTTTCTGAGTACCATTCTTCTTCCCGTCGCGGCCGCTGCCGTCGCCCTCGTGCTGTTGCTCGGCCTGCTCAACATGATGCGCGGTGGTTCGCCCAATACGTCCCAACGTCTGATGCGGCTGCGGGTGCTGCTGCAGTTTGTCGCCATTGTCATCGCCATGCTTGCGGTCTGGGCGATGCGAGGCTGA
- a CDS encoding MFS transporter has translation MEFGQTPVRIGNKAGSAETATSAETLPTRVILLFAVACGLSVANIYYAQPLLDTMARDFAVSPASIGIVMTMTQIGYGVGLIFIVPLGDLIDRRALIVGQAVLSVAALIAVGLAPTAAVLLTAMAAVGLLAVVVQVLVAFAATLAAPHERGSVVGMVTSGVVIGILLARFVSGALADLAGWRSVYLVSAVMTLVMAGILWHVLPRHAKPAATSSYPQLLLSLFQLFREEPVLRVRAVLALLIFACFNVLWTSMVLPLSAPPWSLSHTQVGLFGLAGAAGALAAGRAGHLADRGLGQWTTGIALTLMLFAWIPVALMGVSLWALIIGVVVLDFAMQAVHVTNQSLIFAVGPEARSRLVGGYMVFYSIGSATGAIASTMVYAWAGWLGVCCLGAGISATALLFWAATRHLTPAGSAD, from the coding sequence ATGGAATTCGGACAGACGCCGGTGCGGATCGGCAACAAGGCTGGGTCAGCGGAAACCGCAACGAGCGCGGAGACATTGCCGACACGCGTCATCCTGCTGTTCGCGGTCGCGTGCGGACTGAGTGTCGCCAACATTTATTATGCGCAGCCGCTGCTCGACACCATGGCGCGCGATTTCGCAGTGTCGCCGGCCTCGATCGGCATCGTCATGACCATGACCCAGATCGGTTATGGGGTGGGCCTGATCTTCATCGTGCCGCTCGGCGATCTCATTGATCGCCGGGCGCTGATCGTCGGCCAGGCGGTGCTGTCGGTCGCAGCTCTGATCGCGGTTGGACTGGCGCCGACCGCCGCGGTGCTGCTCACGGCGATGGCCGCCGTCGGCTTGCTTGCGGTGGTGGTGCAGGTGCTGGTCGCCTTCGCCGCCACGCTGGCGGCGCCGCACGAGCGTGGCAGCGTGGTCGGCATGGTGACCAGCGGCGTCGTGATCGGCATCCTGCTGGCCCGTTTTGTGTCCGGCGCGCTCGCCGATCTGGCCGGCTGGCGGTCGGTGTATCTGGTCTCGGCCGTGATGACACTGGTGATGGCGGGCATTCTTTGGCACGTGCTGCCACGTCACGCCAAACCGGCCGCCACCTCGTCCTATCCGCAACTGCTGCTCTCGCTGTTTCAGCTGTTTCGCGAGGAGCCCGTCCTGCGCGTCCGTGCCGTCCTGGCGCTGTTGATCTTCGCCTGCTTCAACGTGCTGTGGACGTCGATGGTGCTGCCGCTCAGCGCGCCGCCATGGTCGCTGTCGCACACCCAGGTCGGGTTGTTCGGTCTGGCCGGTGCTGCGGGGGCGCTCGCGGCGGGCCGGGCCGGGCATCTCGCCGACCGCGGCCTTGGTCAATGGACCACGGGCATCGCGCTGACGCTGATGCTGTTCGCCTGGATTCCGGTCGCGCTGATGGGCGTGTCGTTGTGGGCGCTCATCATCGGCGTGGTGGTGCTGGATTTCGCGATGCAGGCGGTGCACGTCACCAACCAGAGTCTCATTTTCGCGGTCGGGCCGGAGGCGCGCAGCCGCCTGGTCGGCGGCTACATGGTGTTCTATTCCATCGGCAGCGCAACCGGCGCGATCGCGTCGACCATGGTCTATGCCTGGGCCGGCTGGCTAGGGGTCTGTTGTCTCGGCGCCGGCATCAGCGCGACGGCGCTGCTGTTCTGGGCGGCGACCCGTCACCTGACGCCGGCGGGTTCGGCGGATTAA
- a CDS encoding YihY/virulence factor BrkB family protein, with protein sequence MKQLRYVFDVVLDAFYTFLADDGWAIASHIALSTLMALFPFLIVITSLAGFLGTKELADQAVSLMLETWPTQVADALSGELHNVLTTTRGDALTIGLVLAIYFASNGIESLRVGLNRAYDVVEPRRWYWLRLESIGYTLIAAVVSLALAFLIVLGPLIIATARHYFPVKMASNENLLNIARYGIAIAALVVALFILHVWLPAGRRTLRQILPGIVFTIVASLVSGIVFGQYLARFAGNYVSTYAGLASVVIALVFMYFVAAIFVYGGELNASIIKFRERVPKSKAASPLPARRGEVGSRSDPSEGHSRQAQP encoded by the coding sequence GTGAAGCAGCTTCGATACGTCTTCGATGTCGTGCTGGATGCGTTCTACACGTTCCTCGCCGACGACGGCTGGGCGATCGCGAGCCACATCGCGCTGTCGACGCTGATGGCGCTGTTTCCGTTCCTGATCGTGATCACCTCGCTGGCCGGGTTCCTCGGCACCAAGGAACTGGCGGACCAGGCCGTGTCCCTGATGCTGGAAACCTGGCCGACCCAGGTCGCCGATGCGCTGTCCGGCGAGCTTCACAATGTGCTGACCACCACCCGCGGCGACGCGCTGACCATCGGCCTTGTGCTGGCGATCTACTTCGCCTCCAACGGCATCGAAAGCCTGCGGGTCGGGCTCAACCGCGCCTATGACGTTGTCGAGCCGCGGCGCTGGTACTGGCTGCGCCTGGAATCGATCGGCTACACCCTGATCGCCGCCGTGGTGTCGCTGGCGCTGGCCTTCCTGATCGTGCTGGGACCGCTGATCATCGCCACCGCGCGGCATTACTTCCCGGTGAAGATGGCCTCCAACGAGAACCTGCTGAACATCGCGCGTTATGGCATCGCCATCGCGGCGCTGGTGGTGGCGCTGTTCATCCTGCATGTCTGGCTGCCGGCAGGCCGGCGCACCCTGCGCCAGATCCTGCCCGGCATCGTCTTCACCATCGTGGCATCGCTGGTTTCGGGCATCGTGTTCGGACAATACCTCGCCCGCTTCGCCGGCAATTACGTCTCGACCTATGCGGGGCTGGCATCGGTCGTGATCGCGCTGGTGTTCATGTATTTCGTGGCCGCGATTTTTGTCTATGGCGGCGAACTGAACGCATCGATCATCAAGTTCCGCGAGCGGGTGCCGAAGTCGAAGGCGGCTTCACCTCTTCCCGCAAGGCGGGGAGAGGTCGGATCGCGCAGCGATCCGAGTGAGGGGCACTCTCGGCAGGCACAGCCTTGA
- a CDS encoding electron transfer flavoprotein subunit alpha/FixB family protein, giving the protein MTTLLIAEHDNASIKDATNKTLTAATALGAEVHVLVAGENAKGAAEAAAKLAGVTKVLLADNAAYAHDLAEPLAALIVSLGGSYDAFVAPATSRYKNVMPRVAALLDVMQVSEITKVVAPDTFERPIYAGNAIQTVKSKDAKKVITVRTSTFAAAGDGGSASVENAAAAADPGLSSFVGEEVAKSDRPELTSAKIIVSGGRAMQSRENFAKYIEPLADKLGAGVGASRAAVDAGYAPNDWQVGQTGKVVAPELYIAIGISGAIQHLAGMKDSKVIVAINKDEEAPIFQVADYGLVADLYQAVPELTEELGKLGR; this is encoded by the coding sequence ATGACAACGTTGCTGATTGCCGAACACGACAACGCGTCGATCAAGGACGCGACCAACAAGACGCTGACGGCGGCCACGGCGCTGGGTGCCGAGGTGCATGTGCTGGTCGCCGGCGAAAACGCCAAGGGTGCTGCGGAAGCCGCCGCCAAGCTTGCGGGCGTCACCAAGGTGCTGCTCGCCGACAACGCTGCCTATGCGCACGACCTGGCCGAACCGCTGGCCGCGCTGATCGTCTCGCTCGGCGGCTCTTATGATGCCTTCGTGGCACCCGCGACCTCGCGTTACAAGAACGTGATGCCGCGCGTCGCCGCGCTGCTCGATGTGATGCAGGTCTCGGAAATCACCAAGGTGGTGGCGCCCGATACCTTCGAGCGTCCGATCTATGCCGGCAACGCGATCCAGACCGTCAAGAGCAAGGACGCCAAGAAGGTCATCACGGTGCGCACCTCGACATTCGCTGCGGCCGGCGACGGCGGCAGTGCATCGGTGGAGAACGCGGCTGCGGCCGCCGATCCCGGCCTGTCCAGCTTTGTCGGTGAGGAAGTCGCCAAGAGCGACCGTCCGGAACTGACCTCGGCCAAGATCATCGTCTCCGGTGGTCGCGCCATGCAGAGCCGCGAGAACTTCGCCAAGTACATCGAGCCGCTCGCCGACAAGCTTGGCGCCGGTGTCGGCGCCTCGCGCGCCGCGGTGGACGCCGGTTATGCCCCGAACGACTGGCAGGTCGGCCAGACCGGCAAGGTGGTGGCGCCGGAGCTCTACATTGCCATCGGCATCTCGGGAGCCATCCAGCATCTGGCTGGCATGAAGGATTCCAAGGTGATTGTGGCGATCAACAAGGACGAGGAAGCGCCGATCTTCCAGGTCGCCGATTATGGCCTGGTGGCGGATCTGTACCAGGCGGTGCCCGAACTCACCGAAGAACTGGGCAAACTCGGCCGATAA
- a CDS encoding DNA-3-methyladenine glycosylase 2 family protein yields MTTHFHTQDDLARALTALVERDPRLKPLFAQTEMPALRRREGGFAGLAAVICGQQLSTKAAAAIWARVTEAFDPFHHDVIRRARAERLGRLGLSAAKIKTLKFIAGEIAKSRLDLAELAEMPADDAHNSLTALHGIGPWTADVYLLFCLGHGDAWPAGDLAIQEAIKVAFGLKTRPTVKEMAVLGEAWRPWRGAAAHLFWAYYKVAKAPGFDAVLPPEAASATKAPVAKPPRVSSQPKSIKAKTPAPRRARRA; encoded by the coding sequence ATGACAACCCATTTTCATACCCAAGACGACCTCGCGCGCGCGCTCACCGCGCTGGTGGAGCGCGATCCGCGACTCAAGCCGCTGTTCGCGCAGACCGAAATGCCTGCGCTCCGCCGCCGCGAGGGTGGATTTGCAGGCCTCGCGGCCGTGATCTGCGGCCAGCAGCTGTCGACCAAGGCCGCGGCCGCCATCTGGGCGCGGGTGACGGAGGCGTTCGACCCGTTTCATCATGACGTCATCCGCCGCGCCCGCGCCGAACGACTCGGACGGCTGGGGCTGTCCGCGGCCAAGATCAAGACGCTGAAGTTCATCGCCGGCGAAATCGCCAAAAGCCGGCTCGATCTCGCAGAGCTTGCCGAGATGCCGGCCGACGATGCGCACAATAGTCTCACGGCGCTGCATGGCATCGGCCCGTGGACCGCCGACGTCTACCTGCTGTTCTGTCTGGGCCACGGCGACGCCTGGCCGGCAGGCGATCTCGCGATCCAGGAAGCGATCAAGGTGGCCTTTGGTCTCAAGACCCGGCCGACGGTGAAGGAGATGGCCGTGCTCGGCGAGGCCTGGCGTCCCTGGCGCGGCGCGGCCGCGCATCTGTTCTGGGCATATTACAAAGTCGCCAAGGCGCCGGGGTTTGACGCGGTGCTGCCGCCGGAGGCGGCATCCGCAACCAAGGCTCCCGTGGCCAAGCCGCCGCGAGTATCATCGCAACCCAAATCTATCAAAGCCAAGACGCCAGCTCCGCGTCGCGCCCGCCGCGCTTAA
- a CDS encoding HNH endonuclease, with the protein MNAHVPQGGWPALVLNADFRPLSYYPLSLWSWQDAIKAVFLDRVNIVANYDHAVHSPSFEMQLPSVVSLKSFVKPSTHPAFTRFNVFLRDRFSCQYCHASDDLTFDHIIPRSKGGQTTWENVVAACSPCNLRKGNLTPQQAHMFPRQTPYAPTVHQLHRNGRLFPPNYLHDSWLDYLYWDTELDP; encoded by the coding sequence TTGAACGCGCACGTTCCACAAGGCGGGTGGCCGGCACTGGTGTTGAATGCGGACTTCCGGCCGCTCAGTTATTACCCGCTCTCGCTTTGGTCGTGGCAAGACGCGATCAAGGCGGTGTTCCTCGACCGCGTCAATATTGTCGCCAATTACGACCACGCGGTGCACAGCCCTTCCTTCGAAATGCAGCTGCCGAGCGTGGTGTCGCTCAAGTCGTTCGTCAAACCCTCGACCCATCCGGCCTTCACGCGGTTCAATGTCTTCCTGCGCGACAGGTTCTCCTGCCAGTACTGTCACGCCAGCGACGACCTGACGTTCGACCACATCATCCCGCGCTCCAAGGGCGGCCAGACCACCTGGGAAAACGTCGTCGCGGCCTGCTCGCCCTGCAACCTGCGCAAGGGCAATTTGACGCCGCAGCAGGCCCACATGTTTCCGCGCCAGACGCCCTACGCACCCACAGTGCACCAGCTGCATCGCAACGGCAGATTATTCCCGCCGAACTACCTGCACGACAGCTGGCTGGATTATCTCTACTGGGATACGGAGCTGGATCCGTAG
- a CDS encoding electron transfer flavoprotein subunit beta/FixA family protein, whose protein sequence is MKVLVPVKRVVDYNVKIRVKSDGTGVELANVKMSMNPFDEIAVEEALRLKEAGKATEVVVVSIGPAQASETIRTGLAMGADRGILVKADGIVEPLAVAKILKAIAEEEKPGLIILGKQAIDDDSNQTGQMLAALLNWSQATFASKLEVDGSDFKVTREVDGGLQTVKVKGPAIVTTDLRLNEPRYASLPNIMKAKKKPIADKTAADYGVDLAPRLEILKTTEPAGRKAGVKVASVAELVSKLKNEAGVL, encoded by the coding sequence ATGAAGGTTTTGGTGCCGGTAAAGCGGGTCGTTGATTACAACGTCAAGATCCGCGTCAAGAGCGACGGGACGGGCGTCGAGCTCGCCAACGTCAAGATGTCGATGAATCCGTTCGACGAAATCGCCGTCGAGGAAGCCCTGCGCCTGAAAGAGGCCGGCAAGGCGACCGAGGTGGTCGTGGTGTCGATCGGCCCGGCCCAGGCATCGGAAACCATCCGCACTGGATTGGCCATGGGCGCCGACCGCGGCATCCTGGTGAAGGCCGACGGCATCGTCGAGCCGCTGGCGGTCGCCAAGATCCTCAAGGCGATTGCCGAGGAAGAAAAGCCGGGCCTGATCATTCTCGGCAAGCAGGCGATCGACGACGACTCAAATCAGACCGGCCAGATGCTGGCCGCGCTGTTGAACTGGTCGCAGGCGACCTTCGCCTCCAAACTCGAGGTCGATGGTTCCGACTTCAAGGTCACCCGTGAAGTCGACGGCGGCCTGCAGACCGTCAAGGTCAAGGGCCCGGCGATCGTCACCACCGACCTGCGTCTCAATGAGCCGCGTTACGCCAGCCTGCCCAACATCATGAAGGCAAAGAAGAAGCCGATCGCCGACAAGACCGCCGCCGACTATGGCGTCGATCTCGCGCCGCGCCTCGAAATCCTCAAGACAACCGAACCCGCGGGCCGCAAGGCCGGCGTCAAGGTCGCCTCGGTGGCCGAACTGGTGTCGAAGCTGAAGAACGAAGCCGGGGTTCTGTGA
- a CDS encoding helix-turn-helix domain-containing protein codes for MVKRVSLATVSCPVGRALDAIGDWWSLLIVRDAFDGLRRFSEFQKNLGIAKGILTTRLRNLVDLGVLEMVPASDGSAYQDYVLTKKGRELFLVVVSLRQWGEDYCFKRDEPHSALVDTTSGRPVGRLELRARDGRALTSSDTTVRKLDPQRTRNAKAARPSR; via the coding sequence ATGGTGAAACGGGTCAGCCTGGCCACGGTGAGCTGCCCGGTGGGGCGCGCGCTGGATGCGATCGGCGACTGGTGGTCGCTCTTGATCGTGCGCGATGCATTCGACGGGCTGCGCCGCTTCAGCGAATTCCAGAAGAACCTCGGCATCGCCAAGGGCATCCTGACCACACGCCTGCGCAACCTGGTCGATCTCGGCGTGCTGGAGATGGTGCCGGCGTCCGACGGCAGCGCCTATCAGGACTATGTGCTCACGAAAAAGGGCCGCGAACTTTTTCTGGTGGTGGTGAGCCTGCGACAATGGGGCGAAGACTACTGTTTTAAACGCGACGAGCCCCATTCCGCTCTGGTAGACACGACCAGCGGACGCCCGGTCGGCAGGCTCGAACTGCGCGCGCGGGACGGACGTGCGCTGACATCGAGCGATACGACGGTGAGGAAACTCGATCCGCAGCGGACGCGCAACGCCAAGGCGGCGCGGCCATCGCGGTGA
- the gluQRS gene encoding tRNA glutamyl-Q(34) synthetase GluQRS, with the protein MPPPVYRFAPSPNGYLHLGHAYSALLNFDMARQSGGTFLLRMEDIDTSRCRPEFEQAICEDLAWLGISWQLPVRRQSEHLEVYRAAVERLTVDELVYPAFESRSEIAQMIAARDELGPWPRDPDGMPLYPGTARDEDPAERDQKLREGLPYALRLDMDAARRQAEQISWRPFWTEEGSGPGGETGRVTARPQAWGDVIVARKDTPTSYHISVVIDDALQEVTHVVRGRDLFWATSVHRLLQDLLELPTPRYGHHGLILDEAGEKLSKSTQSTSLRQLREAGETPEDIRRRVGLSPA; encoded by the coding sequence ATGCCGCCACCCGTTTACCGATTTGCGCCAAGTCCGAACGGTTATCTGCACCTCGGCCACGCCTATTCGGCGTTGCTGAATTTCGACATGGCGCGGCAGAGCGGCGGCACCTTCCTGCTGCGCATGGAGGATATCGACACCAGCCGTTGCCGTCCGGAGTTCGAGCAGGCGATCTGTGAAGATCTGGCCTGGCTCGGCATTTCCTGGCAGTTGCCGGTGCGGCGGCAGTCCGAGCATCTCGAGGTCTATCGTGCGGCAGTGGAGCGGCTGACCGTGGACGAGCTGGTTTATCCCGCGTTCGAGAGCCGCTCGGAGATCGCGCAGATGATCGCGGCGCGCGATGAGCTCGGGCCATGGCCGCGCGATCCGGATGGCATGCCGCTCTATCCCGGCACCGCGCGTGATGAAGATCCGGCGGAGCGCGACCAGAAACTGCGCGAGGGTCTGCCCTATGCGCTGCGGCTGGACATGGACGCGGCCCGCCGGCAGGCCGAGCAAATCTCGTGGCGGCCGTTCTGGACCGAGGAGGGCTCGGGGCCGGGCGGGGAAACCGGCCGTGTCACGGCGCGGCCGCAGGCCTGGGGCGACGTCATCGTGGCGCGCAAGGACACGCCGACCAGCTATCATATCTCCGTGGTCATCGACGATGCCCTGCAGGAGGTCACCCATGTGGTGCGTGGGCGCGACCTGTTCTGGGCCACCAGCGTGCACCGGCTGCTGCAGGATCTGCTGGAACTGCCCACCCCGCGCTACGGCCATCACGGCCTGATTCTGGACGAAGCCGGCGAAAAACTCTCCAAATCGACCCAGTCGACGTCCCTGCGCCAGCTGCGCGAGGCCGGCGAGACCCCCGAAGACATCCGCCGCCGCGTCGGACTGTCCCCCGCCTGA
- a CDS encoding ATP-binding protein — MAAKTTRSLRSRTRNARPGAKARLVKKARPVKKPDAKPPVRKIATRKIAAKTATAQKATGRGTTQSASAVVEAALAAFAHEVRTPLTGILAVSDLLVTSDLDERERRWVETIRASADHLSALATLFVDAARSSKAGLGLRQALRNEFFDLRALARTVADSLAGRAAAKGLRSSGEISDRLPAFVTGDPVRLRAALENLIDNAVKFTDQGRVALKVSVVRRPPGRVVVAFAVSDSGIGLSLAEIKRLFRPFSQANVGIASRFGGAGLGLASARQIARAMGGDITVAQPRGGGTTFTLMVTLARAADPVAGAPSGHERSSAVANPALRILSVEDNPFGRVVLNAILTELGHQTEFAGEGEAALERLAAGGFDAVLMDMVLPGINGIEVIRRIRAQPKPLGRVAIIGVSGRGEDEAAARRAGADGFLLKPVSPRALATALLEATRR; from the coding sequence ATGGCGGCCAAAACGACGCGTTCATTACGCAGCCGGACGCGCAACGCGCGCCCGGGGGCGAAGGCGCGCCTGGTCAAGAAGGCGCGTCCGGTCAAGAAACCGGACGCAAAGCCGCCGGTCCGCAAGATCGCCACCCGCAAGATCGCTGCCAAGACGGCGACCGCCCAAAAGGCCACCGGCCGGGGCACGACACAATCCGCCTCCGCCGTGGTGGAAGCGGCGCTGGCCGCCTTCGCCCACGAGGTGCGCACCCCGCTCACCGGCATTCTCGCCGTCAGCGATCTTCTGGTGACATCGGACCTGGATGAACGCGAACGCCGCTGGGTCGAGACCATTCGCGCCAGCGCCGATCATCTCTCGGCGCTCGCCACGCTGTTCGTGGACGCGGCGCGCAGCAGCAAGGCCGGCCTCGGCCTGCGGCAAGCCTTGCGCAACGAGTTTTTCGATCTGCGCGCACTGGCGCGGACAGTTGCGGATTCGCTCGCTGGCCGCGCCGCCGCCAAGGGATTGCGCTCGTCGGGCGAGATTTCGGACCGGCTTCCGGCCTTCGTCACCGGCGATCCGGTGCGGCTGCGCGCGGCGCTGGAGAACCTGATCGACAACGCGGTGAAGTTCACCGACCAGGGCCGCGTGGCGCTGAAAGTAAGTGTGGTGCGCCGGCCACCGGGCCGGGTTGTCGTGGCCTTCGCGGTGTCCGACAGCGGCATCGGGCTGTCGCTTGCGGAGATCAAGCGGCTGTTTCGTCCGTTTTCCCAGGCCAATGTCGGAATCGCATCACGATTTGGCGGCGCTGGCCTCGGGCTCGCGTCCGCCAGGCAGATCGCACGTGCCATGGGCGGCGACATCACGGTGGCACAACCACGCGGCGGCGGCACCACCTTCACATTGATGGTCACGCTGGCGCGCGCCGCCGATCCCGTTGCGGGTGCGCCCAGTGGGCACGAGCGCAGCAGTGCCGTCGCCAATCCGGCACTTCGCATCCTCAGTGTCGAGGACAATCCGTTCGGACGCGTCGTGCTCAATGCTATCCTCACCGAACTCGGCCACCAGACCGAATTCGCGGGCGAAGGCGAGGCCGCGCTGGAGCGGCTCGCGGCTGGTGGATTCGATGCGGTGCTGATGGACATGGTGCTGCCGGGAATCAACGGCATTGAAGTGATCCGCAGGATCCGGGCGCAGCCGAAGCCGTTGGGACGCGTCGCCATCATCGGCGTGTCCGGCCGTGGCGAGGATGAGGCCGCCGCGCGCCGCGCCGGCGCCGACGGCTTCCTGCTCAAGCCGGTGTCACCCCGCGCGCTGGCGACCGCATTGCTTGAAGCGACGCGCCGCTAA
- a CDS encoding cob(I)yrinic acid a,c-diamide adenosyltransferase, producing MVVLNRIYTRTGDDGSTALGSGERRPKYDLRVAAYGTVDETNAAIGVVRLHLAEAPALDVMLGLIQNDLFDLGADLAVPQREGKAERLRVLSTQVDRLERDIDSLNAALAPLNSFILPGGTPAAAYLHLARTVCRRAERMVVELAANPDEPVSDAAIKYLNRLSDFLFVASRSVNDNGAGDVLWVPGQNR from the coding sequence ATGGTCGTCCTGAACCGGATCTACACCCGCACTGGCGATGACGGCTCGACCGCGCTCGGCAGCGGCGAACGCCGGCCCAAATACGACCTGCGGGTCGCGGCCTATGGAACCGTGGACGAGACCAACGCCGCGATCGGCGTGGTTCGGCTGCACCTCGCCGAGGCGCCCGCGCTCGATGTCATGCTCGGCCTGATCCAGAACGATCTGTTCGATCTCGGCGCTGATCTGGCGGTGCCCCAGCGCGAGGGCAAGGCGGAGCGGCTGCGGGTGCTGTCCACCCAGGTGGACCGGCTGGAACGCGATATCGACAGCCTCAATGCGGCGCTGGCGCCGCTGAATTCATTCATTTTGCCTGGCGGAACGCCGGCCGCCGCATACCTGCATCTCGCGCGCACCGTGTGCCGCAGAGCGGAACGCATGGTGGTCGAACTCGCCGCCAATCCGGACGAACCGGTCAGCGACGCAGCCATCAAGTACTTGAATAGGCTTTCGGACTTCCTGTTTGTCGCCAGCCGTTCGGTGAACGACAACGGCGCTGGGGATGTGCTTTGGGTTCCCGGCCAGAACCGTTAA